One Novipirellula caenicola DNA segment encodes these proteins:
- a CDS encoding DUF58 domain-containing protein, with amino-acid sequence MFTRFRRRPPTDLTPTPAVSPSPYRDLVDPRVLDQIGHLELLSRSVVDGLLAGKHRSTTKGGCCEFAQHRQYAAGDEIRQIDWQVYARNDRYFIRQFEEETNLHAMLAIDASGSMKFGLSTQSKLEYSKQAAACLARLLLHQRDAVGLTILHDNHSAFVPAKQHAAHLRAILATLQSAQPSEAAPDNEGSLGKQIQHCAARQRRRGLFVLFSDCFGDLQELTTALRIVRARGHDVVVMHVLAPEELTFDFRRWSAFESLEVLGQRIHLDPPAVRQQYLERMRRFVAELEETVVGLGGDYVRLTTAVDLADTLGWFLRNRMARKGAKRR; translated from the coding sequence ATGTTCACTCGATTTCGTCGTCGTCCGCCTACCGATCTTACGCCGACACCCGCTGTGTCACCGTCGCCTTATCGCGATTTGGTCGACCCGCGGGTCTTGGACCAAATCGGTCACTTGGAACTGTTGTCGCGGAGTGTGGTGGATGGGTTATTGGCGGGCAAGCATCGTTCGACGACCAAAGGAGGCTGCTGCGAGTTCGCCCAACACCGGCAATATGCCGCCGGTGACGAGATCCGACAAATTGATTGGCAGGTCTATGCAAGGAACGATCGCTATTTCATCCGCCAATTCGAAGAAGAAACGAACTTGCATGCGATGCTAGCGATCGACGCGAGTGGCTCGATGAAGTTTGGATTGTCGACGCAGAGCAAGCTGGAATACAGCAAACAAGCCGCGGCCTGTTTGGCGAGGCTTTTGCTGCATCAACGCGACGCGGTCGGATTGACGATTCTGCACGACAATCATTCTGCGTTCGTTCCAGCGAAACAACATGCAGCGCATCTGCGAGCGATCTTAGCGACGCTGCAGTCGGCGCAGCCCAGCGAGGCGGCCCCCGATAACGAAGGAAGTTTAGGCAAGCAGATCCAACATTGTGCGGCTCGGCAACGACGGCGCGGATTGTTCGTGCTGTTCTCGGATTGTTTTGGCGATCTTCAGGAACTTACGACCGCGCTGCGGATTGTCCGTGCTCGCGGACATGACGTCGTGGTGATGCATGTATTGGCCCCCGAAGAGTTAACGTTTGACTTTCGCCGTTGGTCGGCGTTTGAGTCATTAGAAGTTTTGGGGCAACGGATTCATTTGGATCCACCCGCCGTCCGCCAACAGTACTTGGAACGGATGCGACGCTTCGTTGCGGAATTAGAAGAAACCGTGGTGGGCCTCGGTGGCGACTATGTCCGCTTGACGACCGCGGTTGATTTGGCCGACACGCTTGGCTGGTTTCTGCGGAACCGCATGGCACGCAAAGGAGCGAAACGACGATGA